In Montipora capricornis isolate CH-2021 chromosome 4, ASM3666992v2, whole genome shotgun sequence, the DNA window ACGCACTTAAAAAGCGGACTGATCTTAGTTGATTGAAGCGATTCTACGTCTTTTCAGGACACAGAAACTTTGCTGCTGCGGCACATCTTGTTAatagaaagaaaatttagatcTCTTTAGTTTTATTGACCAGTAAAGAAGAACGAAGCATATTAGAGCCGGATAAATAATGAGGTTTATGGAGCGGCGATTACACAGAAGAAAGTGGGCTTGCTCAAATCggttttattgtttgttttttaacagAAGGTAAGGGCGGGGCCATAGACATCTCAAATcggttttattgttgttgttgttgtttttttttttacggaaaGGTATTGGCGAGGCCACAGACATCGCTGTGGAATCCCGGGGACAGGTAGGTTGATTCCTCTAACCTCTCTCAGTACGGTTCTGTCCCTCTGGTGGTACCCGTTTTTTTCTGAGGTCAGACCTAATCCTACTCCTAAAGTGATTAGCTTACAACCTCATTGATCTCACCCTATCCGAAATTCTGCGGGGCTTTGGTTTATTTCAAGTTTCATGAAAATGATGTCTGGAGTTATCAAAACGTTGCAGCGTTAACTTATAACACTTATCTTTATTCAAAATTGTTTGTCTGAATTTAATCTAATTCATTCGCTTTGATTTAAAAGtagttatttcttcatttatgaCAATGATACGTTCTGCCACCATAATTTAACTAGCATCCATCTATCTTTTAAAACATGGCAGATGCGAAGTCTGCaaaaaagataactttgttCTTAAGACGTCACTACATCATGAGTTATCATGAGAATCACTACACAAATAAACACAGTTTTCGAAAGTTGTTCTGGCGTAAGAAAATGGTCTTCTTCGTATCTTAATAAAGGCTGGTTTTTGATCGCATTGTGCATGCAGTTGTAAAGGTGGTTCAAATTTCTGGTTATCACCTGTATTAGCAAGTCATACAACAACTCATAAAAAACATTCCCTCATCCCATCTCATCCTCAGATTATAAGTGCTTTGCTTTCATTCAGCTGTCCAAAAGGAATGCGGTCTCTTGAAAAGATATTCCGAtgaacatacatgtactaaTTTCCCTTTTGCACATGCATGCGTAATACGTTACCTTGTTCCCAGTGTGACGTGCGTCTTCCCCTGGCGCGGCGACACGAGGTAAAGAGAAAACGCAAACTGATAACAGATATAACCACACACAAACCCCTTCCCACGAACTCGCATCACAAAACATACACCTAAAAACGTTTAAGACTATTTTATTAATGCTACAAGTTTTGACGACTAAAATACTTAAGAAATACTAATTCTAAAAAACGTAATGGCCTTAAACTGATCCAGTCTCTAATAACCTTCTTTAACAATGACAGACAATAATTCATTTTTAGTGTGTTGGTTGTTGAAGAACTACATACTAAAAATTTGAGTAAATTAAGCTGACAGTTTAGTTGTGAAACAATTCAACAGTTGAGTCTTTCAACAAACCAGCAGTCCAGTTCTTCAACAACCAACAGCAATTTTTCCACGACAACTCCTCCACACCTCGGCAACTACTTCTCCTCTGGCTCTTCAGTCCTCTTTCTTTGACCTGTTTCTTCtctcgtttcttaaacttagCTCCTTTATCTCCTCGTTGCCTTCTTTTCTTGCCGCCGCTAACAAAGGGGTTTTGTGTTCCAATTTCCCCGTCTGCATGCCCCCCGCTAATGTCTCTTAGCAGTGGTATACTCAGCTCTCAGTCTTTTCCTTTTTCCCTCAGACCTTCGTATTACAACCTTTTCTTTGTGCGTTTCCTACATGCGTCAACCACAATCAACGTTTTGCCTTGGTAAATATAACCTGGGCCAACGCCCTGTCACCTATCCTAAAAGCTCCCGGCTGTCTGAAAATAGCGTCCCTCGAACGCGTAAGTGTGATTCTACTAACAACTAACTACCTAATGATAATGTTTTACAGGCTTCAGAGTTTTGTATCTTCGACAATCTTCTCGTCATCATAAGAAACATCCAAAAATTGTTTGACAGTTGCACCTTGTTGATTTCTGTTTTTTCGCTTCGTTGTATCATTTCGGGAAGTGCCTCTCAATCGAAGGCTTTTTTTTCTACAGCAAAACACATAGACAAAATACCGAACGTATCCTTTGCGAAACTGGTGCGTCAGGGTTCCATATACAATAGGATTTATGGATGCGTGTAAGAAAATTAGTGCCTCAGCAAAAGTCCAGAAAGCTTCGGAAAGTTTCCTGTGGGACTCGCCCCCAAAATCGAGCAACAACCAAGCAATCTGATTCGGCAGCATACACGCCATGAAAAGAAATACAATAACCGCTAATGTTTGTATTATTTGCACGTTTTCAGTTCGCGTCTTCTGTTTGACTACTTGCCCACGAGAGTTTATTGCAGTTCGCATTGGTAGCCGTGTTGTCATGAGCCAGAAGGCAATTCTAAGGTACGCCgtgattattatcattaaggGGATCACGTACTGAAATCCAAATAACACTGCAGTATACGCTTGCCTGAAATAAATGTTTGGCCATCCTTCTGCACACTGAGCATCACCCGATTTTGCCACAATCATCAATGGAATAAATGTGACAAAAACGACAATCCAAATTAAGAGTATCCAAATTAGAGTGGCTTTTAGCTTGATTCTGGGCTGTAGTGGGTTCGTGATTCCCCTGCATCGCTCTATTGACATTGAAGTTAAGGTGGAGACGCTCACAGAAAGAGTCACCGACATCAAAGGCCAAAtaaatttgcaataaaacatgttcttttcAAATGTTTCAAAGAGCTCGTAAGTATAAAATGGGACAGAACACCATAAGAACGTCAAGTCTGCTGCTGCTAAGTTTAAAATGAAGAAGTCGTTTATGGTGCGTTTAGGTTTCCCTTTTACGACCACAATAACCAATACGTTTCCCAAGgaaccaaaaataaaaagaaagcaatAGAAAACAATTTTGAAGCTTCGTTCAGCTTCGTTTATAACTTGTTGGCCTGGCTCCCGACTCCGCCACAGCATGTTCGCTTACGATAGATGATGTGTTGTTGATACCTGCTCCGCCTGATTCTTGAGATAGCTGTTCTGAGCGAGCAACGCGGAACATTTTCACCATTCGAAGTTACCCCTGCCTGTCTTGAAGGAAAACGCAGTCTTTTTGCTATACACGTCCTTTGCTAACTTTCATATCCTCAGTTTTCAATTTTCTGCCCACTGCAATACAAAATAGTGAACAAATTAACAAGGAGGATTATGAAAATGCActctcattgattggttcaccAGAAAGCTGCGTCATGCCGGCGCCACAGTGACGTTTTCAAGgttcattcaattttttttgcatgtcCACAAAGAATTTGAATTGATTAAGAAGTTAAACGCAAAAGATTttgaaaacacattttaaaaAGCGAACGACGTTTCGGTGCTACGTTACGCCattatcaagttaaaaaaagaaaaagtataaGTGTCATACgaatgtatcaaaatgtgaaacaaGACATAAAATATTTGTGGGTCCTATGGGTATCATTCCCAAGGTAAGAAACACaataaggaaaaaagaaaaaatgttggAAAGTGTCACGTCACGTAAACAGTTTGGCACGAATCGCACGAATGGAGTCGGCTTGCGTGTTAAGAGAAGTCTAGCCTTGATGTCCTTTATGTACAACATCTCGTAGACTAAGCAATCAAACTTACTGTTACATTTCCTCAGAACTTTGGAAAGGTTGTTGCCATGCTGTGTTTCAAGTGGTTTCCCGATGACACTTAAGTCGCAATGCCCAACACAGAATCAGCGACAGATTTCCTTTAAGTACTCAATAGTGGGCCCAGCGGTGAGCCCATGGCTACACCATCTGTTTTTTCAACGTTTTCATGTGTCATGTAGAAAACCAACTAGGACAAAAGAACATGATTCCATCTTTTTATCGAagatatgttgatgacacttAAGTCACAATGCCCAACCCAGAATCAGCGACAAATTTCCTTCAAGTACTCAACAGTGTAGACCCTAGCTTGTCTTTCAGGTAGTTGAACATGAGGGCTCTATTCCGTTCCTCTGTACAGTCTTGACAAGATGTGGTGGCACTCTAACAACGGAAGTCTACAGAAAACCAACTGACACAGGACTGCTACTCCATTTACAAAGCCACGTCGAAAGGCCGAGTCAGCACGATGGTTAACCGTCTGTTCCGTCTATCTTCCACCAAAGAAGGCTTTGCACAACAATGCAACAAGTTATGCACCCTGTTTTCAAGGCTGCGCTATCCGAAAACATTGGTCAATTCCACCATATATAAGTTCAGCCAAAAACCAGATAATGAAATACACATCGTACCTTTAGCAGACCCATCTGTTTACATAGCATCGCCTCAGTTTTAAATTAAAGATCAGCAATCAGCCGATCGCGTACGCAAAGATATCTAATCTCTGGAAGCAAAGATCGATGTCAACGTAAAACCCatttttacaagcagaaaactGTCACAAACTTTGAGTGTCAAGGAAAACAAGCCCCCGATCGTCAACACCCAATGCATTGTATACTCATGATTCCAATGTGATTTGTGCGATGCAAATTATGTCGGGTTTACTGCTTGGCACTTATATCAACACATAAGTGAACACCGTTATTCAGCCATCGGGAAACACCTTGAAACACAGCATGGCAACAACAGAAAACAGACTGACCACCTTTTCAGAGTTCTGAGGAAATGTAACACGAGATGTTGTATATAAAGGACATTAAGCATTCTCTTAACACGAAAGCCGACTCCATTCGTGCCAAACTGTTTACGTGACACTTTcgtaaatttttcttttttccttattGTGTTTCTTACCTTGGGAATTATACCTGTGGGAAACACGAGAAAGAAGCCCGCACTTGTCACAGTATCACAATATTTATTCACCAGAGAGATGGAAGATCTGTCACAATCACAATTCCCTCAAAATCAATTTGAAACTATAGAAGGCTTATACTAAATAGAGCTTAGACAAGAAACTATTCTTGGCTTCCAAGCCCAAGACCACAGAACAGCCGATAATTGTCATTGGCTAAACTAAACTTACGTGGTTTTACATACTAACCAACGGAAATGAAACCTAATTCCGACTCTCACTAAATCGCGTTTACTTAATCAGCCTAAGTCTATTATAAAAGGAGGTCTGTACGGGTCCGCCAATGCCGgatcccagaaccgcaaatgatcccgataCTGGACGGCAACtgatcccggaacgcaaatgCTCCCCATATTTGACCGCAAATGATCGCGAAAATAAAGTTAGGAATGGCATGGAGcgtggaatggtctggatagagaATTATTGTGAAGAGCGCTTGTAATTATAAAAATCACGTTAAATCATGGCTCACACAGGTTTCTGCTCCATtatagttttccagaaagactgaattttgtttcttaccaagCTGTTATATTTATAACAGCgaggtaagaaacaaaattcagtctttctggaaaactataATTACCATGAGACAAAAATCTGTATGagccatgatttaaagtgattttaataaaaataagcgctcttcacacCAAGTCTCTATCCAGATCATTCCACGCTCCATGCCATTCCTGACTTTTTTTTCGCGATCATTTGCGTTCCGAGATCATTTGCCGTGCaatatggggatcatttgcgatCATTTGCGGTCATGGTATCATTTTCGGTACAgattggggatcatttgcggttccgggatcatttgcggacccgtacaggtCGCTACAAAGATCAACAAAATACTCGTGTACAGTTTCCGACATGCCCATAGGACCAGCAAATATTTTATGTATTGTTTCACATTTTATATATTCGTATTACACCTtatactttttcactttttaacttGATAATGGCGTAACGTAGGGCCGAAACGTCGTTCGCTTTtttaagtgtttcaaaaatctTTTAGCGTTTAACTTTTCAATCAATTCACTTTCTAAATCTCTCCTGTTACCCACAAACAATAATTTCCGAAGTTTTGCTTGAAACGTTATTCTTGCGTCACCTAAGTGATCAGCGGCCATTTTTTGGACCGAATCAAGTGCAATTCACTTGAAAGCGCGAGCATTTGTCACACGAATGCTTGGGATAATCTTTTTCGTATATGAACTGTGCGTAAATATGATAAAACATATGGAAACTCTTTCTTCACGTATCGTACTCGTTTTAGTCGTGCAAATGCATTAAGAGAAAATTCCCCCCGCCTTTCTCTGCTTAGAGTTTATCTTTGGGGACAACGGAACACCGATGGCCATTGCATGTTGGATAGTTTGATCTTTCACTGGTTCACACACCTTTTGGATAGCTCCAAGCTTCCTCTTTTTGGGAAGTagacttttctttcatttcagtcGTTAATTTTTGCGCATAAGCTTAATCGAACACTACTACAGTTATTATATGCTTGGAAAGCAACATTTATCAAAGACTGTCCTGGACAATCATTGAGAATACCTTCAACTTGTCATCTGACTCAGAGACCGCTATATTTTGCACTCCTTCATATTCTTTTCCGCCGCGTTTTTTCAAGAGGCCTCCTTTTGTAAAGATTCGAATCTTTTCACCCCCGTTGTCAAAGTACCACTAGGTATCGGAACCAGACTTCTTAGTATGGTGTTTTCGTCTCGAGGTCAAAGAGTTATTTCTTTCCCAAGATGaattcatttgacaataaaaatctgctATACAATCTTATAAAACATGGCACGGCGTTTTGACTTTTCCAAaatgtcattatcaagtgaaagtaaaataataaaatagagTATATATAGTGAAgagatgaataaattaaaaggcattgaaagttaaacaaagagtttggccctAATGGAGTCGCTCTGAGTGTTTAAATTGGGtcttattgttcttatgtaCAACATTTCATAAACGAGACAGTCCAATTTCCtgctacattttttaagcattctaaCATAAAGTCAATGTTCCCATGGGCATCTCTCAGATGGcgaccaatggcagaatatCGATGATCAGCAATGCTTTGAAACAGATGGCGCGTCGTATATCCGACATAATTTGAATCACACAAAtcacatttaaaacaataaacaattaaCGCTATGCTTATTTACGATGAGTGGTCGCCATCTGAGAGATGCCCATGGGAACATTGACTTACTCAATGAGAGCCAGTttagaatgcttaaaaaatgtagcaTGAAATTGGACTGTCTCGTTTATGACATGTTGtacataagaacaataagaCCCAATTTAAACACTCAGAGCGACTCCATTagggccaaactctttgtttaactttcaatgccttttaatttattcatctcTTCACTATATATActctattttattattttactttcacttgataatgacattTTGGAAAAGTCAAAACGCCGTgccatgttttataatattttatggcagatttttattgtcaaatgttttaccaAATCTTTACTTATTCAAGATGAATTCGCCGCCTTAAATAACCGCCGAAGCTGATTCACACATATTTCCTGTGGCTCGGTTGCTGGCAGTTCTCTGTCAAGATCTAATTATACTCGTCGAACGGATCTGAAAGCTGCCAGCCTATTTTCAGCAGATCATATTCTCCGTTGCTTGCAAATGTAACACAAAattcaccctgctagcagagcctttcttttgcttgctcgattttggagTTCTTgagaaagactctgcatgaatcgagtaagatctttattgagtatgcgctgcatgttTGCCAGGAtgcagtctcgaacccaagcctaatatgccagatggtttttcatggtacagtgGGCTCAATTATAAGCATaggttttgtcactaaattgacgctcgcactggaaaaaccggtttgacgagagaaaacaagattgactagtccagaagttcgggctgcggcggcttcaaagagttgacgcgattcgggcagagcctccttttctcctcctcagtaaagaaaaagacaaaaggaggctctgctcgcagggtgcacAAAATTCTGAACACGTGGATTACAGTAACGACCGCAATTTTTCCTCCCCTGTCCTCACCCCGTCCGGGTTTTACCAAAACGCTTAGTTATCGCCGGTATGTGGCACGCAATGAAGATAAGGGAAAGAGGCGACGTCAACCACAATATTTCTAGTACAATTTCGCATTGAAATTACTCCAGAAGATTGATGATTTCATACGGTGGCAAAAAGAGTTAACAGTTGCACCGATTTCTCGGGAATGATGCAAGCCCCAAACGGATCTTTCGAGACTCTCGTGCACTTTTTAGCATCACTCTACCGGTCACATAACACGTAGGGGCCACAAAGCAATGATCTTCTTTAACCCAGTAATGATGTTGAAAATCCTAGCGATACATTGAACGGCTCGGTATCTAGCGAGAGCGAGCTTTTCAAGCCGCTGGTTTCAAGCAAAAATTATTCCAATGAGCTCACTCCAGCCTTGTCAAAGAGAAAAACGATTCAGAGCCAATTTGTCATCCATTAGGTCCTGTTCCAATCCAGGACAGACCACATGGCAGTGGCTAAAGATTTGGGATCCTCTCTGCTTCCAGAATCTCACGATTCTGGTCACCGTCTTATGGTAAGTCCCCGAATTAACATCTATAAAGTATTCTAATTAAACTCCCTTTTGAAACTTAGTTTCTTATTTCTGAAATTTCAATTAGAAGTTTCCATTTCTGAGCCATTCTATAAATTTATTCAATTTACTCCAAGTTCGAGAGCCCGGGAGAATAGGGGGCGGGAGGGGTACGGGAGGCGGGAGAGAAAAGGGCGGGATGCAGGAGTCCTAAGGGGGCGGGAAGCGGGAGAGAAATGCAAAACGCTACTTGCGGTCATTTATTAATGGGTTacaatgctttaaaaaaaaacaagaacctaAATGATATTTCACTTTCATTAGCGTCTTCTGAGcaatcaagcaaacaaaaattcgCCCTTGGTCTGAATAACAGATCACACCTAACGTcaaaaacttgtaaaaatgtaaaatacatACAAGTGCGTCAAATAAGAAAGCTAATTCTCTGCTGTTCAATGTAGCTAAAACATTTTCTAATTAAAAACAAATGAGTATTTGAATATTGCTTGCACTATATCAGTCATTTCAGCCCACAATGAGTCGCGGCAAACAGTACTTTGAAGCTTGTTAAAGGGTATATACGCACCACCATGACAACGGAAAGATTATCGGGCTTGGCTCTGAAGAACATTCACTTCGAAAAGCCTTCAACTACAATGCTGTATTTTTTTGCCGGAAAGATACCCCCGAAGAATGCTTCTTGTGGATCCCGTCCTTGATGaaacacaaaatttaaaatgttcaaCGGCAGTATACTTAATTTATCATAGTTTTATAAAATTTTATCCGAAGTccttaactttgttatattttaATGCAAAAATAATGGAATTTAAACTTTAGAAAATGAGACGTTAAAACACGCTGACTTTGCCTCAGAATGCCGGAAATCGCGTTACCGAGGAATAAAAGTTCCAAAATTTCCCGGGGGTCCCCAACAGGGGTGTCGCCTCTGGCGGCACCGTCTTCGGACCCCATTTTGTAAAAGCGTAGATCCACCCCAGGAAACACGCATTTACCAGAACAAGAGACAATTCAGAACTGCAATTTGGAACAATTAAGATCATCGTCACAATTACGTATCTGACTGACCAAGATATGTTTTGCGTTTCCTAATGTATAGGGGACGGGAGCAGGACTGAAAAGGGCGGGAGGCGGGAGATAAAGGTGCGGGAAGTGGGAGAGCAAGGTACGCGAGGCGGGAGGTTTTGACCCTCTGTCCCCTCCCCACCAAGTAGAAGATTTGGCTATTTCCGAATAGAACGAGCGGACTAGAAGATAAGGATCATTACAATCTGAATGACCTAAAGGTTTACTATGGTCTGCTATGTTCATCCAGGGTGAAATAAATATCCTCCCCGATGCAATATCGAATCGTGATGAAGTCCAACTGCCACAGTTATGTATCAAAGACCACAAGCTGAATTTTGGCAGGTGAAAGGAATACCTTCCTTGTTGCTTGGCATACACAGAAGATAGTCCCTTTATTGCgcttttgttttcatcttgTTCGTTTTTAGGTGGAACTTCCCATGACATTCCATTTGTGCCCGCATGGAAAGGATATTTTAATCTGGCCAGCACAAACGTAATCATTCTGTAACATGGTAGACCATAGTGCACggtagtaaaaaaaaatggctcgTCGGAAAAAGATACTTATTTAGTCTTCCCCTACGCCGTATCGCAAAGTAACTGAGTATTCTTGCTTTCTATTCTCTTCCGTGACATGTGTAGGCACTTGGGCTCTTGGCTACATGTAGTTCAATTCCTTTACAACTCATAACGCGAGAATTGGTTTTTGACGCATTGCATATATTGAGATCTCGATTTCTTGTCATCTCTGTCTATTACAGGACAATACTCCTGGTGATTTTCATGTCGCGTTAAATAATACACTGGTTCAGTTTTTGCGCCGATGGACTGAGACAGCGAGGTGAAAACAAAGGATCTAAAATGGATTTAATTGATGACAAAATAATTCTCTGTAATTATTTGAACTGAATTCTAGAATAATGTACACCCTTTTTAAGAGGATATCGTTAAAGCAGTGAAACCGGTTGCTGCAAAACTTAATTTCAGCTGGAGAAAAGACTTTCAAAGAAGGACAAATAAAGTGAAATGCTTTTAAGACACTTAAGcacggtttacactacagaaatgttttggcacggctcgggggaaattggcacgggttccaaaaaaaaaaggttcggctcggataaaatttgcagtgtaaataACCTGTCGGTcccaaatttcatccgtgccgaaccaaaattcttacccgtgctgggaccttcggcgaggtagtccgagcacgggtaaaaatggtacgggtgctgaaaaaataggcacggttcggatagaacaagtagtgtaaacactttaaagggccaaatttgagccttaattcacATAGGCTACTGgtttttttgcgtatatttcaaGACGGCTGttcattctccaccaaaatcacgcgggCGTTCTTAATTATAATTGAAGTGCGCATATCTACAAGAGAACTTACCCGGGCCCAAAATTTTGgcacggtatttttgatacggtaaaaatggtgtagtgtaaacaaagtttgccgatctctttttaggcacccgtgccaatttcacacgagccgtgccgaaaattttctgtagtgtaaaccggg includes these proteins:
- the LOC138047047 gene encoding galanin receptor type 1-like — encoded protein: MLWRSREPGQQVINEAERSFKIVFYCFLFIFGSLGNVLVIVVVKGKPKRTINDFFILNLAAADLTFLWCSVPFYTYELFETFEKNMFYCKFIWPLMSVTLSVSVSTLTSMSIERCRGITNPLQPRIKLKATLIWILLIWIVVFVTFIPLMIVAKSGDAQCAEGWPNIYFRQAYTAVLFGFQYVIPLMIIITAYLRIAFWLMTTRLPMRTAINSRGQVVKQKTRTENVQIIQTLAVIVFLFMACMLPNQIAWLLLDFGGESHRKLSEAFWTFAEALIFLHASINPIVYGTLTHQFRKGYVRYFVYVFCCRKKSLRLRGTSRNDTTKRKNRNQQGATVKQFLDVSYDDEKIVEDTKL